The Ascaphus truei isolate aAscTru1 chromosome 20, aAscTru1.hap1, whole genome shotgun sequence genome includes the window TTACCTCTCCATATAAGGTAGTATGCTGGAACTTCAGAATCTATAAAGTATATGGTAGTTTCTGAATAGGACACCTTATAGCTACTGGAGTATTTAAATATCCCTAAACATTCTTTAGTAATGGGATAGTAGGTAAGTAGCTGGGGTATGTTGTCCCTTGTGTTGTAATAGTACATTGCCAGTGGGTTAAAATTAACCCCCTCTTAGTGAGCTCCCCAGACCATCAGGTCTGTCTTGAGCATGTTACTGTGCAGCAGCTGAGCCACTCTGTCTTTCCCTGTTGGAATTGAGATCAGTGTCTGTGAACAAgggctctgcgcgtgcacgtgactgtgtgttgccgacgcgcgcgttttgcTGTTGATGCTTTGTCAAGGCCAGTATGAGGGAGCCCTACCTCATATTCTTTTATTTGtcctatgtttgtgagtgtgcattcttACATATCCTACCCCATATAAATTTGTCAACCTtaatacgctatgagtgcgcctgttttttgtttgttttttctgtagataTCTTGGAGGAAGTGGTTACCCCCTGaattcaggctgcaaagactcaatTGGACAGCATTTGGAGTTGGAATTTGATTTGTATTTGGACATTATTCATTTATctgtctttatatattttttcatatgtgttttttattattttttattatttagttTTATTAGCATTCTAATTTATCACATCTGCCTGTTTATATTGAATTTAGGTGGCGccatcttttctctctctttctatatatatatacttaaccctggctgtgctcaaagctgtgaccatgcagtaagcttaagcctatagggaaccatgttaacaatggtttttgaagcaaaaagtggcatggtgtgctcatttgcatgtcatttcccagaatcccttgctgcagtggaagtgctgcgtgctgggtgataatggggaaaggcggggctgcagacctgcctaagacatgtagatGAGCATAAAGTTGtatttagatttatatatatatatatatatatatatatatatatatatatatatatatatatatatatatatatatatatatattagtggccTTCTAATGTTGTCACCCCttcaataaattatatttttaaccacATCTTGGTTTGCTTAGCCCTAGTTTGTGCATATTCTGTGCTCCGCTTTTTGCTCCTTCACTGGATCTTTTTCTGCTGTGATTGCCTGTGTGGACGCACCCAATTCAGGACATGCTACACATTTAATTGTGAATACTACATTTCTCATATGGATGAAGATGATGATTTCCCAAATCCTCCCTGCCATTTGCAAACTCCATTCCAGGTGTTGCACAACACACAGAGTTCCAGTGCAAATACCACTTACAGAGTAGTGAATAATGTATGTGAGTATGTGATATTAAATATACTTAATTAGTgcaagtgacaaaaaaaaaaatattaaaaattacaATCCTTGGGAGTAGTACAGCTCCAtagaaaaaaagactatttttCAATCGTCTTGGCAAGTACAGAAAAAACAGGATCCAGAACACAAAGTATCCCAGGGAATAAGTGAAATACGGAAAACAGCTAAATAGAGTGCAACAAGGTTTTAATATCGTTCAGTTGATTTAAAGTAAGTGGGAATTTATCTCACTCACGTATTCAGAGAGATATTCAAGCATTTGGTATATATTAATAGCCTCCTTAGGCAGACCTGGTGTCTTTAAAAAATCGCCAAGGGTTCAGGAATGGCTCCCAAATCCATTAAAAAAACAATGACGACAAGcagaaaatagtgcaatattacttaatgggaaaaaaatattGGCTTATCCATGTGCGACGTAAGTATCCAGAAATGACATCGCGAATGACTCGGAGAAGACAGAGAGTATCAACGTTGACTGCAGCACATTTCCATCACTCCGCTTATGATTCTGGGTGGTCTACATGCTTGTTTGTGAGtttgaatactttttttttttaagcctatCTTTTTTTTCCATACAGCATTATTGCACTATTCTCTGCTTTTCTCAAATTTTTATGTGCTTGGAAGTCCTTCCTGGCAACTTATTGAAGACATACCGTCTGCCTAAGTTGATATATACCAAATGTTTGAATATCTCACTGAAAATGAGAGTGGGATTACTCACATTTACGTTTAATCAGCTAaaccaggggcgcgcaaactttacCTTGTGCTGCATCATATGACGCCACGGGGTCGTGCGACGTCATGTtacatgacccgcagcgtcatttgacgtcacgttaccatggcaaccgtgatgtcacatgaccccgcaacatcatttgatgccgcgttgccatggtcacgcatcctgaagccggctgaacctaggtaagtagaggttgcagaggcctcgcgcgggaCCTTTGCAACCACCCGTGCCCCCCCAattaatcttgcaccccccagttatGCGCTTCGCTGAGCTAAACCATATTTAGACATTGGTGCCCAATATTTTGCTGCTTTCTATATTTCACCTTTTCACTGGGACACTTTGCACTAACTGTTTTTCTTCTCACTTCCAGGTGTGATATAAAAGAAAGAGAAGCTGCAAGATTGACGGGCAAAATTGTATTAAATCAAACTACAGATGTACATAGCCCCCTCTTGTGTGTTATAGTAGCAAGGTATCTTATGGCTGAAAATCTCTTGCTAAATGTGACCCTATATACTTAGTGTCCCTGTGATCAGAATCTTATTAATGCAGTGCTAGTATTTTTCTATAAGTTAGCTTTAATGCTTCTTTGATCTCCTGGTTTCTCAGACTGTATATGATGGGATTGATGAACGGGGTCAGCACAATAAATGCCAGAGATTTGAATTTGTTTTCATTAAATGAGTTTGATCCTGTTGACAACACATATATATGAAGCAGAGTCCCATAATATGTGCAGACGATTAACAGATGGGAGCTGCAGGTGGAGAAAGCTTTCTTCTTGCCACCTATAGAGGAGATCTGGACGATGGATATGAAGATACAGACATATGAAACGATGACAAAGACAAATGGAAGCAATGTCTCCAGGATTGTAAACACAAAGTCTACCCATATCAGTGTGAAAGTGTCTGAAGAAGAAAGTGCTAGGAGAGGAGCGAAGTCACAGTAGAAATGGTCAATGACATTGATGGTACAGAACTGAAACTGAAATATCATAAAAAATTCACATTGAACTAGAACAAAACTGAATGTCCAACAACCAATAGCCAGTTTGAAACAAAGATTCATGTTCATAATAGAGGAATAACGCAATGGGTTACAGATGGCAAGATATCGATCAAAAGACATCAGCATGAGAAGGCAGGATTGTGAAAATGCTGAGAAGGTAACAAACAAACTTTGTGACATGATGCAGCAAAATATAGATATCCGACCTCCTTCCATTAATATAACATGTAGCATATTGGGTACAATAGTGGTGGTGAGCAAGAGGTCAGCAAAGGCCAAATGTTTAAGGAAGAAGTACATGGGATGATTGAGATGGTCATTGGTCGACACCAACAGGATGATCAAGAGATTTCCAATTAATATCACAATATAGATCAGAAGGAAGAGACAGAAGAGGAGAGTCTTTGTTCTTTGAATGTTCTGAAATCCAAGAAGTATGATCTCAGTCACCATGGTTTGattatcctcacacattctcAAAGAACATGCCTTGTAGCTGCGTCTTTCAACCTGTCACAGAGTGAAAGAGGTTAGCAAGAGCAACCGATTGGGTGAATATTTTGTAGACACAAGGCAAAGGATATGTGCGCCACATACTCTAATACCTAAGTGCACAATAAATACTGTTTTGTTTGTTATACAAAGATAATTATTgataccttccatcaattacggGTGTTGAACTCTAGTGCCAGTAACTATAACACTTTAATAAAATCTTAATTAAATGTTTCACACAAATATGGGAACATTGTGAATTTTAGATTTCTAAAAAGAAAAAGACAGTGTGAAATCAGCGCTATAAATAATGAAATATACAATGAATAATGAACCCTGGTCTGGGTGGAATTAGGCCGCCAGGTAAGTACTGATTATGCAATCAGACACTTAAATGCAATGAACAAAAAAAGGAAAACCGGTGCCTTACAAGTTCAGAGTGATATGGAAAGTCCAAATCGATATCATAAAAGTCCCAAAAAAGTCCTCTGTAGCAAAAACGATGGAAGAATTGCTGTGCAGCTCCCACCATGCATGAAGATTTATGTGgagaaaacacaaacaaacaaaattatggtgcagtatgtcaaactAATATAACTGACATGATGACCCAAAACATTAAATGACAAGACAAAAGCAGGGGAATCACAGAAAGGCGCTTCGGTTACCACTGCGGTGGATGAGCAGCACGCGGTTTATCTCCATTGCCTGTTACAAATTGAAATCTTGTGAGTAAGGTCCCAATTTTATCCCATCTGGACCTGGCGATTTTCTAGTCTTCTGGAacccttcatttatgttgttttaataaattagctttttatcattattagccttgctattgtttgtTTAATCTGTCAGTCTTGTTTTGCTTGTCATTTAGAGTTTTGGGTCGTCATGTCAGTTATATTagtttgacatactgcaccataattttgtttgtttgtgttttctcCACATAAATCTTCATGCATGGTGGGAGCTGCACAGCAATTCTTCAATCGTTTTTGGTACAGAGGACTTTGTTGGGACTTTTATGATATCAATTTTAGATTTCTGCCACTTGACAAATTGTTAATATTTTTCAAAGGTTTATCAACTAATTATTAACTAATTAACATTCTTTGCTGTAAATGCCGTACCATACATCGGTCACAGACAAACAGAAGTACTCCATTAGCCTAGTGGTGTGATGTCTATGGATGGGAATTCTAGTGTACTGTTCTGCCAAAGTGAAACTGTTTGCAGTTAGCTAATGTTTGTAATGATCATGCTGAGTATCAATTATTTCCAGTGTGACTGTCCATCACTAATcacagttgcatagttacatattagatgaggttgaaaaaagacacagtGTAAGTCCATCcagttcaaccaatgctaaatttagacagcagataatttatcctatatccgtacttacagtctattgatacagaggaaggcgaacaaaaaaccccagtgaaatatcatctaatgatatcttataaggggaacaataaattccttcatgactccaataattgacaatcagattactctctggattaacatcctttccatgtttacttatttggtatatccctgtatacctttcctttcaaaaagatgttcaatcttttttttttaaagatatctattgtatatgccatcacagtctccatgggtaatggattccccattttaattgcccttactgtaaagaaccccttcctttgttgctggtgaaatctcctttcctcaaaccttaagggatgaccccgtgtcaTAATTAATCATATTTCTAACGTTATGATACAGACTAAGGGAGAGATGTAGCGAGGCATACTGTCTTCTGTGGCACAGTCACCAAAGTTAAAGTCGATGGTGCTGGAGACAGCATCTGCCTAGATTGCGCtgtggggggtccatgcttctcaatgggacccccatagtgttactcCTCCACTGCTGCAACAAGCATGGTCGCTGGTGAGCACGGCACCAAAGACAGTTTGGTTAGCTGCACCTGTAGTGCATTGTATGGAGTACAATCAACATGGGTTTGAAGATGATTATTACTGACAGACTTTACACATTGACAGTGAGGAGGACCTCAACCCTTCTGAAACACCTGCTCAGGGCATTTCCCAGTCTACTCATTGCCCATAACTACACTACACAGTGTCATCAACCCTTCtcaggcccagattcactaaaaggTGCTAAGCTTTAGTATACCTTAACTCATTAATTTCAATGTATGTGATGGGGTAATAAAgggtagcaccctttagtgaatctgggcatAAGTGAGCAAGGATACTCTGGCACACcttgcacctactgtatatatgcacatatTTGTATAAAATTGAGTATACAGTACATCGCAATCTGTAGAAACCCTCTGCAAAATTAGGAAGGTTATGATGCTGGGAGATTAAGGCTTAAATAAATAGTGAAAAAAATAAGAGGAAAAAGCAGACAACTCATTGTGTAGTATATAAAAAGAATGTTGGTGACAAACAGATGGTAAGTATTGCACATAGAAAAAATATGTTCTTTCAagcatattgtgacaaacggcacAGGTTACCATGATAGCTGCAATACTTACCATCTGTTTGTCACCAATATACTTTTTATATACTACCCCACCATTTGTGCACTTTTCCCTCTTATTTTGTCCCTAGCTCTGTGAGATGATGAGCCATCTCTTGAAGACAGCAGCAGGCTCCATCACAACTTTACGCCTTATAGAAGGTTACGTTTTCATTTATTGTTTTGTTCAATAATCTGTTGAATTTTATATACACGTATTTGACACATTTACTCACTTTTCACTCCAATCACTGATGTTCATACAGTACAACCACACTTATACACATGCAGACAATCagatacacattcacacacactgtcacagtacATGCAGCCATACTAATACATACAATATAAGAGAAAGAAAAGCACTGCATGCAAAAACAGAAATAATCTGAagcacatactgacacacacacacacacacacacacacacacacacacacacacacacacacacacacacacacacacacacacagatacacactgatacagtatatacacacacactaaaacagacacactgatacacacacaaacagaatgATATGCACTCACAAactaatactgtatagtacatacaatcacactgaaacacacagacagactgatacacatacagacaggcacactgacacacacacatatgcactgacacactgatatAGAACAGTACATAAatagtcacactgatacacacacagacacaatgatacacatacacacacagagacacacagatatgcaCTGACACAGTTATATAGTATATACataggcacactgatacacacacaggcacactgatactcatacacacacacacacacacacacacagacacagacacactgatatccTCGCAGACACACTGTtagccacacagatacactgatataAATACAGGCATTATGattcacatacagacacactgacacaaacatagACACACTGATAACCACACAGACAAAccgatacccacacacacacacacacactgatacagacacacacacacacacacacacacacacacacacacacacacacacacacacacacacacacacacacacacacacacacacacacacacacacacacacacacacactgatatcatCACAGACACCCTGTTACctacacagatacactgatacacatatacagatacactgatgcaaacacagacacactgacacaaacatagacacactgatgactacacagacacaccgatacacacacacagacagactggtgcactcactgacacactaatacaaacacagaaacactgatatacacatacacactgatatgcacacaaaatacacagatacagtacacattcATGCCCACAGATACTCACACTgatacaacacatacagtactgtacagagccatactgatacatactgtacaccgaCAGAAtgttacacacactgatactgtagACACACATCCATACACTGATTCTTATACTGTACAGCTCATACTAGGGATGTGTGAAAAATTCCAAATTCCGTCACAAACTATTAAGTGGGGTTTTCCCCAAATTCCATTCCTTTCAAAATATTTTGCCAACCCTAAAAGGTCTTTTAATGCCAAGAGATGAGTATTAGATGTTACCATTTCACAAGCCATCAGTGATATACAGTATCACCAGACTGTGAGGGGAACATACGGAATAGGGTGTGTGCCCTATTTAATGTCTCAGCATTAAGCAAATCTagtgatttttttaattattattctaAACCAGCTCATTTAGATAACCGTATTCCAAAATATCTGTAAAATTTTTACGGTGTCTCATCAATACACTACATATTTTTAATTCTACCAACATAGTTTAATTCTACTTACAGAATCTCAGTGTCCAGAATTGAACAACAGCAACAATCTGATGGGAAATATTTCTGCGAGTCTAATTTGATTTGTGGAGTCTTCTTAAACCTTGAAGAAAATCTGTGGCTCCCTGGCACTTATATTAAAATCTTACAGCATCTAAGGGTCTTTTATACTGTTCACAACCTAGGAGATTAATCCTTATGGAATGTATCACACATTCCATGAACTTCCCTTGAGTTTAATAAGATCACTGGGAAAAACATGAAGCACCTTTCCAATTAATGTTTAAGATAAGCAACTCATTAGTGCATCTGCATGTCCTACACATGTCACAGAACTCAGAACAACACAATATAACTGGTGCCTAGATCAATGAACCCATACAACACCTAAGGTGATATCTGACTGAATATCAGACCAGTCCTTAGTGTCCAATCAATGTCCAGATAGATCTTGATTGATGTCTCATAACATGTGGAAGTAAACacaaagaaaaatcatagtgcagcACTGATATATATCAAACAAATCTAAAAACTGACCACAacaacacgcagacacacacacacacacacacaacacagaataGCTAAAAAAAAATGGTGCTATTTAATATTAAGAGTAAAGAACCATTAAAAAGACAAAACAATGAGCTGTGGTGCATGGATGCTTGATAACTGAGTTCCAGCCCATCAGTGCAAACAATGAactaaatatctacatttttggCACGAAAATTTACAAAATGACACCCTCAAGTATCTGAACAGCGGGGGATGCCGCTGACCACAAGAAGGGACAGAAGAGTCACTTCAGTAGCAAATAGAAACACAgaaaaggtagcgctaactagATCTCCAAAACAAAATATAAACCCTTATATGAGAAATTAACCctcacatagggggctgcctaaaatactgaaactgaccccctggtcaggtaATGGACAAAAAGAAAGATTAAGTACTATAAGGCGCCAGTtggtaaaggatatattcacaCCAGTTGGAAGGCCAGGGATGGGCTCCAGACGGAAGGGTtgtgtttaaaagaaataaaaataaaagcacagaacatagtgtaatattgtaaatacaatggacaaacaacatatactgcACGCACCTAACAAATTAATgaatatcagctgagatcatggGTGAAGGATCAGTATAaaaatcatttaataaaacatctataaaaacactggacacaagaaaaaatatataaaataacaaatTCCATGTAACATTGATGTAGGACAATTAATATAGGACCGGCACTCTGCAACACCAGATGAACTGCCCACTCCACGGACGAAAGATATATAAAGGAGGTGGATaagtctgagagtatcccctctctgctgcttgCACAGCTGCTGCACCGGATCAAATCCGTGGACTGAGGGTTGCACACGCCAGCCTGCGTGTGTTTCTGTGTCCGCCCTTGGCGCTCGATTATGCCGTGCAGCTATTAGCAGATTCACCGCAGCAGATTCGTGGAGGGAAAAACAATGAGCTTCAGCTAGTAACAGCTGATTCGTCTCGGCAACAGGGAAGTGGACTGGCGTCACGAAGCAAGTCCTGCAAGGCCACCCtatgctgctgtcccacatcacTATGAATTGTCAATAAAGGACTCattttttgcaagacctgctccttcattactgctgtgcgctgcacaccctggcttcaAAGACCTGGATGCCCTGGGAGAACGGACCAACACATTGGAGGTAAAATCAGATGAAACTATATCAGCCCTGCAGCAAACTAAAGCTGAGGTTGCCTCCCTGTCGGCCCAGGTGCGGGAGATGGGGGACAAGTTGGAAGACTCCAACAACAGGGACAGGAGAAACAACCTCCGTATCAGGGGGGTGCCGGAAGCTGTAACAGACCCAGAGGACTTCATTACACACTGGGTTGAACACCTAATCCCGGACGGATCTGAAACAGATAGACACCTGGATAGGTGCCATAGGGCGCTCCGCTCCCGCCCCCAACAAAGgggacccccccagagacattattgtccatttccatttttttaaacGAAGGAAACCATATCCTAAAAGACCAGGAACCAAAAGTATACTGAATTTGACGAGGTCCAGTTCCAAGTATTTCAAGATTTAGCCCCAGCTACGTTGGCCAGGAGGAGGAATTTATGGCCGGTCACAAAAGCGCTGCGAGACAACACCATAAAGTATCGCTGGCTGTTCCCCTTCGCTCTGCTTGTAATAAAAAATGGCACCCGACATACCTTAAGAAGACCAGAGGATGGTGACGCTTTTCTGCACAGGTTGGGCCTTGAGCGGGCTTCGGGGTCCCCTGGGTCCTCCCCATGCGCTTCCTCAAGGGGGGGGAAGGCTCCGGTGACCTCCTGGAGAAGGGCTGGTTCCGtggccaccccctcccccaaagcTAAAAGCTAAAGACTGACCCACGTCGGCCAAACCTGTACCATACCCCGATGACCAAAGAAGATACTCCTGTGAGGCTGAACTACCCCTGACTGTAGACACAAGGCAAAGGATATGTGCACCACATACTCTAATACCTAAGTGCACAATAAATACTGTTTTGTTTGTTATACAAAGATAATTATTgataccttccatcaattacggGTGTTGAACTCTAGTGCCAGTAactataactctttaataaaatcttAATTAAATATTTCACACAAATTTGGGAACATTGTGAATTTTAGATTTCTAAAAAGAAAAAGACAGTGTGAAATCAGCGCTATAAATAATGAAATATACAATGAATAATGAACCCTGGTCTGGTTGGAATTAGGCCGCCAGGTAAGTACTGATTATGCAATCAGACACTTAAATGcaatgaagaaaaaaaaggaaaaccggTGCCTTTCAAGTTCAGAGTGATATGGAAAGTCCAAATCGATATCATAAAAGTCCCAACAAAGTCCTCTGTAGCAAAAACGATGGAAGAATTGCTGTGCAGCTCCCACCATGCATGAAGATTTATGTGgagaaaacacaaacaaacaaaattatggtgcagtatgtcaaactAATATAACTGACATGACGACCCAAAACACTAAATGACAAGACAAAACAAGACTGACAGACTAAACAATGCTAATAATGAtataaagctaatttattaaaacaacataaatgaagggtTCCAGAAGACTAGAAAATCGCCAGGTCCAGATGGAATAAAATTGGGACCTTACTCACAAGATTTCAATTTGTAACAGGCAATGGAGATAAACCCCATGCTGCTCATCCACTGCAGTGGTAACCGAAGCGCCTTTCTGTGATTCCCCTGCCTCGGGTGGATGCCGCGGAATGCGGAATCTTGTTTTGTCTTGTCATTTAGAGTTTTGGGTCGTCATGTCAGTTATATTagtttgacatactgcaccataattttgtttgtttgtgttttctcCACATAAATCTTCATGCATGGTGGGAGCTGCACAGCAATTCTTCCATCGTTTTTGCTACAGAGGACTTTGTTGGGACTTTTATGATATCAATTTTAGATTTCTGCCACTTGACAAATTGTTAATATTTTTCAAAAGTTTATCAACTAATTATTAACTAATTAACATTCTTTGCTGTAAATGCCGTACCATACATCGGTCACAGACAAACAGAAGTACTCCATTAGCCTAGTGGTGTGATGCCTATGGATGGGAATTCTAGTGTACTGTTCTGCCAAAGTGAGACTGTTTGCAGTTAGCTAATGTTTGTAATGATCATGCTGAGTATCAATTATTTCCAGTGTGACTGTCCATCACTAATcacagttgcatagttacatattagatgaggttgaaaaaagacatactgtaagtccatccagttcaacctatactaaatttagacggTCACAGACAAAGAGAAGTACTCCATTAGCCTAGTGGTGTGATGTCTATGGATGGGAATTCTAGTGTACTGTTCTGCCAAAGTGAAACTGTTTGCAGTTAGCTAATGTTTGTAATGTTCATGCTGAGTATCAATTATTTCCAGTGTGACTATCCATCACTAATcacagttgcatagttacatagtagatgaggttgaaaaaagacatattgtaattccatccagttcaacctatgctaaatttagacagcagatactttatcttatatccgtacttacagtctattgatacagaggaaggtgaacaaaaaaccccagtgaaatatcatctaatgatatcttataaggggaacaataaattccttcatgactccaataattgacaatcagattactccctggattaacatcctttccatgtttacttatttggtatatccctgtatacctttccaatcAAAAAGatgttcaatcttttttttttttttaaagatatctactgtatctgccatcatagtctccatgggtaatggattccccattttaactgcccttactgtaaagaaccctttcctttgttgctggtgaaatctcctttcctcaaaccttaagggatgaccccgtgtcaTAATTTATCATATTTCTAACGTTATGATACAGACTAAGGGAGAGATGTAGCGAGGCATACTGTCTTCAGTGGCACAGTCACCAAAGTTAAAGTCGATGGTGCTGGAGACAGCGTCTGCCTAGATTGCGCTGTGGGGGCTCCATGCTTCTCAATGGgacccccatagtgttactcCTCCACTGCTGCAACAAGCATGGTCGCTGGTGAGCACGGCACCAAAGACAGTTTGGTTAGCTGCATCTGTAGTGCATTGTATGGAGTACAATCAACATGG containing:
- the LOC142470691 gene encoding olfactory receptor 5P72-like, which encodes MCEDNQTMVTEIILLGFQNIQRTKTLLFCLFLLIYIVILIGNLLIILLVSTNDHLNHPMYFFLKHLAFADLLLTTTIVPNMLHVILMEGGRISIFCCIMSQSLFVTFSAFSQSCLLMLMSFDRYLAICNPLRYSSIMNMNLCFKLAIGCWTFSFVLVQCEFFMIFQFQFCTINVIDHFYCDFAPLLALSSSDTFTLIWVDFVFTILETLLPFVFVIVSYVCIFISIVQISSIGGKKKAFSTCSSHLLIVCTYYGTLLHIYVLSTGSNSFNENKFKSLAFIVLTPFINPIIYSLRNQEIKEALKLTYRKILALH